Part of the Burkholderia humptydooensis genome, GCGCATTTGCAGAAGTTCTATGGCGCGTTCGGTTTCGCGCCGAGTTCGGACGTGCACGACGAGGACGGCATTGCGCACGTGTGGATGCGTTCGCCCGCGTGAGCGGCGCGCGCCGCGCGCTCGTCGGACAGCCGGCCGCGCGCGGACAGCCGCATCCAGTGCCGCAGCGCGATCAGCGCGCCGATCACGCTCATCATCGAGCCGGGAATCCACAGCAGCAGCCCGCCGATCTGCTGGTCGCGCAGCGGGCTCAACCACGTGAACGCGCGCCCGCAGATCGAATAGATCGGATAGAGCTCGTGCGGCGTGAAGAAGATCAGCGCGCCGAGCATGATCTGCGGCGGAATCGCCGCGACGACCATCAGGATGCGCCGCCCCGGCGCGAGCCGGGCGGGCGGCGCGGGCCGTGGATCGACGACGAGCCACCAGAACAGCAGCCCGTCGATCACCATGCTCCAGTTCATCACGCGATAGAGCCGCCAGTCGAGCATCGCGACGAAGTGGATCGGCGACAGCAGCCAGAAATAGATCAGTCCGACGAACAGCACGACCGCGACGACCGGATTGAACAGCACGTCGAGCGTCGCGCGCACGAACGGCTGCGCGAGCGCGGGGCGCACGAAGCGCTGCCGCCACGCGAACGGGATGCCGGCGCGGATCGCCGCGCCCGGATATGACAGCGCGATGAAGAACGGCCCGAGGTGGTGCAGCACCAGGTGCTGCGCGCGATGCATGAAGAACTCGTGCTCGAAGAAATAATCGAGCCGCGTGTGCAGCGCGACGTACAGCGCGACAAGTCCGAGCCAGAACGCGACGCGCCGCGGTGCCGACACCTTC contains:
- a CDS encoding cytochrome c oxidase assembly protein → MNLLYWLEPWEPSPTVVIAVLVAGVLFARGARKAKVSAPRRVAFWLGLVALYVALHTRLDYFFEHEFFMHRAQHLVLHHLGPFFIALSYPGAAIRAGIPFAWRQRFVRPALAQPFVRATLDVLFNPVVAVVLFVGLIYFWLLSPIHFVAMLDWRLYRVMNWSMVIDGLLFWWLVVDPRPAPPARLAPGRRILMVVAAIPPQIMLGALIFFTPHELYPIYSICGRAFTWLSPLRDQQIGGLLLWIPGSMMSVIGALIALRHWMRLSARGRLSDERAARAAHAGERIHTCAMPSSSCTSELGAKPNAP